The DNA region TCATCCGGTTCATGCGGTCGGTCTGCTCGGTGATCGTCTCGAGCAGCTCGCGGTCGTCGTCGTCGAGCCCGGCGTAGCGGAGGCCGCCGGCCGCCGTGGTGATCGCCATGAGCGGGGAGCGCAGGTCGTGCGAGACAGCGCGCAGGAGCGCGGTCTTGAGCTCGTCGGACCGCGAGAGCGCCTCGGCTTGCACCTGCTGGCGGAGGCGGTGCTCCCGCTCCTCGCCGAGTGCGATCAGTCCGGCCAGGCTGCGCCCGACGCGTTCGGATGCCGGCGTCTGAAGCGCCCCCGGCGGCGGTTCGATCATGCGCAGCTCGCCCATCCAGCGCCCGTTGAAGTCGAGCGGCAGCACCGACCCGCGGCGCTCGGGCGGCGACGGCCGGCCGCGGTGGATGACGCCGTCGGCCGCCCCCAGGGCACGGGCGGCCTGGCTGGCCAGCGTCGGCAGCACCGAGGCAAGGTCGTCGGCATCGGCCACGAGCGTCGCGAACGACTCGCTCAGGCGGGCCTCGGCGGCGCGGCGGGCGGCCTCGTCTCGCTCCCGCCGAGCGCGGGAGGCGAGGTTCGAGGTGACCAGCGCGGTGAGGATGAAGGCGGCGAGCGCGGCCCAGTCGCTCGACGAGTTGATCACCAGCGTATGGGCGGGCGGCAGGAAGAAGAAGTTGTACGCGAGCGCCGAGACGAGGCTCGTGGCGAGGCCCCACCAGAGGCCGTAGAGAGAGGAGATCCCGAGCACGCCGACCAGGTAGATCACGCCGGCCGCGTCGTAGGGAACGGTCGGCGTGACGAGGGCTGTCACCAGCGTCGAGAGCAGGACGAGCGCCGCCGCAGCAGCCGGCGCTGTGGCGTGGGAGGACAGCGACCGCAGGAGCGTCGGGTGCGGCCGGCCGCGGGCTGCGGAACCGTCGCTCTGGGTCAGGGCCATGCGGCAGATTGTGGCAGGCCGCACGGCGGCGTGGAGCGCGGAGGCGGCTGCTACGGTGAGCCGGTCTCGTGACGCACCCCTCGGACCGCACGCACTACCGGCTGACGTTCGCGATCCTGGCGGTCGCCGGCGGCGCCTTCTCCCTGCTGCAGTCGCTTGTCGCCCCCGCCCTGCGCGACATCCAGCTCGACCTGCACACGAGCACCACCGGGGCGACGTGGATCCTGACCGCATACCTGCTGAGCGCCTCCGTCGCGACGCCCATCCTCGGCCGGCTGGGCGACATCTACGGCAAGAAGCGGATGCTCGTCGCGGCGCTGTGCGCGCTGGCCGTCGGGACGGTCATGTCGGCGGTGGCGCACACGATCGCGGTGATGATCGCGGGCCGCGTCGTGCAGGGCCTGGGCGGCGCCGTCTTCCCGCTTGCGTTCGGGATCATCCGCGACGAGTTCCCGCCGCTGCGGGTTGCGACCGGCATCGCGACGATCTCGTCGATCCTCGGCATCGGCGGCGGGGCGGGCATCGTCCTGGCCGGGCCGATCATCGACCACCTCGGGTACCACTGGATCTTCTGGTTCCCGCTGCTCCCGGTCGTGATCGCGATCGTCGCCGCCGTCGTCATCATCCCCGAGTCGCCGGTGCGCGCGCCGGGCCGCATCAACTGGGTCGGGTCGCTGCTCCTGGCCGCCTGGCTGGTCGCACTGCTGATCGGCGTCAGCGAGGGCTCCGACTGGGGCTGGCGGTCGGACCGGGTGGTCGGGCTGTTCGCCGTCTCGGCGGTGCTGCTGGTCGTCTGGATCAGGGCTGAGGCCGCCGCCGCTCAGCCACTGGTGGACATGCGCATGATGCGCCTCCGCGGCGTGTGGACGACCAACACCGCGGCCCTGCTGATCGGGTTCGGGATGTACAGCTCGTTCGTGCTGGTGCCGGAGTACGTGCAGATGCCGCCGTCGACCGGGTATGGCTTCGGTGCGAGCACGACCGAGGCGGGGCTCTTCCTGTTTCCGGCGACGCTCGCGATGCTCCTCGTCAGCCCCCTGGCCGGCAGGCTGTCGTCCACGGTCGGGTCGAAGGTCCCGCTCGTGCTCGGGGCGGCGGTGTCGGCGGCCGCCTTCGCGCTGCTCGCCGCGGAACGCAGCCGGCACTGGGAGGTCTACGCGGCGACCGCCCTGCTGGGGACGGGGATCGGCCTGGCGTTCGCGGCGATGGCGAACCTGATCGTCGAGGCGGTGCCGCGCGAGCAGACCGGCGTCGCGGGCGGCATGAACACGATCATGCGCACCATCGGCGGCGCGGTCGGTGCGCAGGTCTCCGCAAGCGTGG from Gaiellales bacterium includes:
- a CDS encoding MFS transporter, which gives rise to MTHPSDRTHYRLTFAILAVAGGAFSLLQSLVAPALRDIQLDLHTSTTGATWILTAYLLSASVATPILGRLGDIYGKKRMLVAALCALAVGTVMSAVAHTIAVMIAGRVVQGLGGAVFPLAFGIIRDEFPPLRVATGIATISSILGIGGGAGIVLAGPIIDHLGYHWIFWFPLLPVVIAIVAAVVIIPESPVRAPGRINWVGSLLLAAWLVALLIGVSEGSDWGWRSDRVVGLFAVSAVLLVVWIRAEAAAAQPLVDMRMMRLRGVWTTNTAALLIGFGMYSSFVLVPEYVQMPPSTGYGFGASTTEAGLFLFPATLAMLLVSPLAGRLSSTVGSKVPLVLGAAVSAAAFALLAAERSRHWEVYAATALLGTGIGLAFAAMANLIVEAVPREQTGVAGGMNTIMRTIGGAVGAQVSASVVAASAAASGLPEAGGWTDAFALCSVALVGGLAVALAVPGRARAGVGEPALDQT
- a CDS encoding ATP-binding protein, translating into MALTQSDGSAARGRPHPTLLRSLSSHATAPAAAAALVLLSTLVTALVTPTVPYDAAGVIYLVGVLGISSLYGLWWGLATSLVSALAYNFFFLPPAHTLVINSSSDWAALAAFILTALVTSNLASRARRERDEAARRAAEARLSESFATLVADADDLASVLPTLASQAARALGAADGVIHRGRPSPPERRGSVLPLDFNGRWMGELRMIEPPPGALQTPASERVGRSLAGLIALGEEREHRLRQQVQAEALSRSDELKTALLRAVSHDLRSPLMAITTAAGGLRYAGLDDDDRELLETITEQTDRMNRMIENLLDLSKLQAGAVSTRADWIDLRELVEASADELERRMPGAGAVRLAFDGELPLVRGDAPQLQRVLVNLLENATKFSPPDEPVAVTVRRAGARVCIAVEDRGPGVAAEEADRIFEPFYRSPSRRDAPGSGLGLAIARGLAEANDGRVSVEPREGGGSRFTLDLPVPGGRGG